TCACGCTGCGCCGGATTGACAACTGGGTCGACAACACCATCCTGCTGTCGTACTACGTGGTCCTGGCCGCGGTCGTCGTGGCCCACGGTAATCTGGTGGGCGGGAAGCGGGTTGTGCCTTGGCTCATCCGGTTCCGCCATTGGATCCGCCCCGCCATCCAGTTCCTGCTCGGTGCCTTGCTGTCCGGGCTGGTCATTTTCTACGCCCGGTCCATCACGTGGACCACCGGCTCGGCGTACTGGGGAGCGCTGGTCATCGGACTCGTGGCCAACGAAATCCTGCTCCGTCGGCGCGTCTCCTACCAGGCGCTGGTGGTCATGATTTTCCTGGTCGGCGCCACGATTGCGGGCTACCTGGTGCCGGTCGTCGCGGGTCGCCTGGGCCTGGATCTGTATCGTGTGGCGCTGGTCATTGCCCTGTTACCGGCTGGACTGCTGGTGACGCTCGGCGTCCGGCTTCAGGCGTTCCGGTCCCACGGGCGAATGGTCTGGACCGTCATCCTGTTGGCGGTGCTGCCCGTCCTGCTCGACACGGCCTACCGCCACAACTGGATTCCGCCGGTCCCGCTCGCCGTACAGGCCGGTGGGATCTACGAATCGTCGCAGCGCGACGGGGATGAATTCGTGCTGACATGGCGCAGCGACGACTTCCACCTGTTCCGCCGCGACTATGATCGGGACGTCTACTGGACTCCGGGCGATACGGTGTATGCCTTCTCGGCCGTGTTCGCCCCGACGGGACTCACGGAGCGGATTTACCATGTGTGGCAGCAGCGGCAAAACGATGCGTGGGTCTCAACCGATCGGATTGGCTACGCCGTGAAAGGTGGTCGGGACGGCGGCTATCGGGGCGTGACCTTCAAATCGCAGGTCCGGCCGGGCGACTGGCGCGTGCTCGTGGAGACGTCCGACGGCCGAACCTTGACCCGGATTCCGTTCACCGTGATTGAGGCCACCCCCGAAAACCGCCCCAATCGGGTCCTGGAGCGCCGTTTCTAAATGTAACCTGGCAGGTTACATTTAACGATTTACGGTTTTTGGTATGATGGAGCCATCGCCC
The sequence above is drawn from the Rhodothermales bacterium genome and encodes:
- a CDS encoding DUF2914 domain-containing protein, with product MLIAHLTQFWNRHERWLGMLFFVSGIIWDLLTLRRIDNWVDNTILLSYYVVLAAVVVAHGNLVGGKRVVPWLIRFRHWIRPAIQFLLGALLSGLVIFYARSITWTTGSAYWGALVIGLVANEILLRRRVSYQALVVMIFLVGATIAGYLVPVVAGRLGLDLYRVALVIALLPAGLLVTLGVRLQAFRSHGRMVWTVILLAVLPVLLDTAYRHNWIPPVPLAVQAGGIYESSQRDGDEFVLTWRSDDFHLFRRDYDRDVYWTPGDTVYAFSAVFAPTGLTERIYHVWQQRQNDAWVSTDRIGYAVKGGRDGGYRGVTFKSQVRPGDWRVLVETSDGRTLTRIPFTVIEATPENRPNRVLERRF